The genomic segment TAGCTTTCGAATAGCCGCACCAGCGTCTTGGTCCGCAACCTCCGATGAGTGCACCTCTACCACTGCGCAtggcgtggtggcggccgggTGTTGGCGAGACTCCTCCAAGGCCGCCAGAAGCGCACGCTTCTCTTCTGCCATCATGTCTCGCTgctccttcagctcctccacggcTCGCTGCAGATCTGCAACGAGTCCGGCAGACTCGCCGCGCGAGTCTGGCATGCAGCCTAGCTCGTGGAGCATaacgctgctgcttgggGACGTGTTGGGCGAGCTGCTGTGGTGCGACCCTTCGGCGCGCTGCCAACCACCCCCGCTCCGCTCTTTTGCCGCAACGTACGCGCTGACAGACCTGAGAATCTTAGCCATCTGTCCTGCAATGGCGGCTGCCTTCACCGGACTgccggagagagagaggtacGTGCTAAGGGCCGTCAATGCGTTCACGTTCTCATGAAGGGCAGTGGTGAGGCTGCGGTGGGCATGCGTGGTCAAGGCGTACTGCGCATTTTTCAGCGCCATCCCAAtcgtcagctgcgcctccttcaaCTGCTGCGCAGTCTCCGCGGTGGGAGAGGCTAGGAAAGACGACGACATTATCGGCGCCAGGAgccggagagagaagggaggagggagagtaCCCGCTCTGTGAGATATCTTGGCGGGACGATccgcgcagaggacgaggagggaggcaaagcaaacaaaaaaagggatGACAGCGATCGCCTTCTACGCAGAGCTTCGCCCGGCTTCAAAGGAgatgcatgtatgtgtgtgtgagtacAGCATGCGTATAACTTTTTGTACGAGCACgtgagaagggaggaggtaaacggccgtgtgtgtgtgtgtgtttgtgcagCGCGCGTCAATGACTCAACGATATAGGTTCCCTTCCGCTGCACGGACATCCAAGCGTGTTCTGCTCGACACCAGCGAAAgcaagagaaaagaagagaagggtGGAGGAATAGATGCCGATGGATGCCTGAtagacacgcacactcagCGCATCAAATGCCCAACAGCAGCTGCAAGAGATGATAAAAGCAGAGCAAGGCACTGGCACGTGATCCTGGGTGTCACCCTCGCGCtgtctctttttttctcgccactgcgtgtttgtgtgtgcgtgtatatatgtgtgtatgtgtgtgcgcgcgcgagacTCCGCTTGTGGTTCCAACTGTGTGCTCCTGGTTGGGCAGTAACGCGGCACGCAGGCGTGGGTCAAGGGGAGGTGAccagaggagacggaggggcAGATGTAAGGCAGCGAGATTCGAAGTACAGTGCGTTAATCGTGGGGCGAGCATGGCCCATGGGGGGATGCACagaagacacgcgcacatagCGACACTTGTACGCatcgccgaggcggcgccgctccggTGCTTCGTCTTCGTTGCTGTCGATGCAGAAGCCGCCCACGCCCTTTGTGCAaccgtgtgcacgtgtgtctgcACTGCAGCGATGTGTCATGTGATGCAGGGCGCACCTGTCTCCCatgccccgccccgccccaccctctccccttccgtCCGCCATCAATTAACAGGCATAGAGGAAGGCTGCGCGACAGCCATGCTGTGCATCTGTGCGTGTCATGCAGTGTTTGTGAAGAGACACATCAGCGAGTGAGAGAAGCGGAGAGAGGGTTGCGGgtgcgagggagagagagagaggtgcagaGTTTCGCCTACATCGTCACCCGTGTTATCCTTCGTTCCCTTCACGTTGTTCActagagagggaggaggactatgtgtgtgtgtgtgtgtgtgtgacggcGATGTGGCGATAAGTTCCGTCCAGGAGTGTTTTACTCGTATCAGCCTCCTGCACGGAAGGCTCAGCAAtccaaaacaaaaacatCACACACAAAGGCGAAGTGAGCCACATTAATAAAAAGGAAGTACGTGCATCGTtaaggcacacacacacacacacacacgaatTGCTCAGTTCATGAAAGGACGTGAGACACCAACGAAAGTCCCGTTTTCCCATTGTGGACGCGTCTTGTTGGCCTCGTagtggcgcagcgcgtccAAGCGGCGCCGGTTCAGCGACTTGAGCCGACCTTTGATGTACTCcttccgcttctcctcctccgtgttaCGAGGCAGCGTCACATGCGGCACCGCAGTCAGCGCGAATGCCTTGGACAACGCTTCGAGGTCCAGCCGGTGCACATCGAAGGTTTCCTTTAGGATATGGCTCTGATAGGCACCAACGTGTGCGCGAAACGCCGTCACAGCGCTCTTGGCGACCACCTcgtccagctgcagcacgtgcTCCAGCTTTTCCTGGATGCGTGGCAGTTTCTCTGGCATGGGATACTTCTCCATGTGGATGCCGTAGTTGGCGAGGTAGCGCACAAACGGCGCCTCTTCGGGCgtgagaaagagaagcgagCTACCCACAGTGCCGGCGCGCGCCGTGCGTCCGATGCGGTGGATATACTCCGTCGGATCCAAAGGCGGGTCGTACTGGAGAATCCACGACACGTGCGGGATGTCCAGACCACGCGCTGCGACATCGGTGCAGAATAGCACCCCTGTCTTCCACTCGGTGAACATTTGAAACGTCTgcacacgctggcggtgcttcATGTGGCCGTGCAGCATCACAGTGTCATCGTGGAACCCAACGGAGCCCATCATCTGGCAGTGAAAGATGGCACTCGCGACGGTGGAGCAGAAGACCATTGCCTTCGCACGGCGCGCCACCTGCTTCACAAAGGTGTACAGCGCACGCAGGCGGTCTTGCGACGGCACAATGTAACCGAATTGGCGCAGCGTCGATGGAATCGCGTCCGCTTCTCCGGCGGCGTCCTCGCTGCAGGGATCGGTATCGCCCTCATCCTTGCGCCCGTGCTCCTTGTCCTCCACTTCttcgccgtcctcgtcgggGTCGTGATACACGCGGTAGGGTGCCATGCTCGCGCTTGCCTCTGCTGTCTCAGCGTCGCCCATGTCCACCACAGAAGGGGCATCGCCAGCGGTGCCAACGAAGAGCGGAAGacgcgagagggagaggcgggcaAGCTCATGCACCGACTTGGAGTTGGTGGCCGAGAACAAGAACGTCTGCCGCCCCTTCGGGATGCGTGTGATGACGGCGTCGAGGTCGCGCTGGAAGCCGTCAGCCAGCATGCGGTCCGCCTCATCCAGCACGAGAAGGCGCAGTCGCGACAAGTCCCACCCCTTGCAATGGAGAACGTGATCATGGATTCGGCCAGGTGTGCCAACGACGATGGACGCCATCCCCGACATGAGACGCCGGCGCTCCTCGCTGACCTTCGTGCCACCCGTAATGAGCTGCACGTGAAACTGAGCCCCACCAGCGGTGACCGGCACGGCTGCAATGTGCTTACACAACGTCGACAGAACCGAGTGCGTCTGCACGCACAGCTCTTTGGTGggggccagcagcagccctaCAGTGGCGTGTGGGTATTTGTTTGCCGTGTTCTTGGCTAGGTGGAGAAGCGGTACGCAGAAGGCGAGAGTTTTGCCAGAGCCGGTACGCGCCTGACCGAGAAGGTCGTAGCCCTCCAGCGCGTACGGGATGCTGCGCTCCTGGATGCGGGTCATGCGGTGGAAGCCATTTTTCTGCAGGGCATCGACGACAACAGGGTCGAGGCCGATCAGTGGATGGCAGAAGGCGGCGCCGTGGGCGGccttgcgccgctgctggatAAGATCCACCTGTTCCTCCTCCTGATTGTCGAGCACTTCAGCCTTCGAAGATGCGTCCCTTCCCTTGCGTGTCTGAGCTGAACCTCTGTCGCCTGGTGCGCCAGCTGTTGCGGAGGATAGCGTCGTCGACTGATGGCCGGATGTGGCGCCCTTCGGGTCCTCGAACAGATCTTCGTGCGCATATTGGTGCCCGAGGTAGCTCTTCTCCACTTCTTCCGCAACATCCACCACGGAGTcttccgcagcgccgcggcgccgcttgcgactggcgctgccgccaccggccACCAGCGCCCCGAACTGCGACTGCTTCCGACGGCACTGATGCTCCTCCTGCATctgctccagcacctccatGTCTTGCATTCGGAAAAAGTCACTCTTCTTCATCTTCAGCTGGCCCATGGCATCCACAGGGAGGCGAAAGGGGCCGTCGCCCATCGCAACGACCCTGCTAGCAAGACCGTCGCCGACGCCCTcagcctcgtcgtcgtccacaCTGCCGCACCCctgcgcttgctgctgccgtgccagCTCCTCACGTTGGCGCAGCTTTTTTCGGCGTCCCTTGATGCCCATGGCTGCCCCTATTCTCAACTCCACCAGGCAGTACTGCACAAGTGCTCAGTTGGAGAGCGTGTCGCCTGGCCTGGCAAAGCAGGTGAGCAGGGAGGTGTAGTGTGTGATGGTGCAACGCTCACCatgcagagagcgagggcagaggaaaagaggTGTGTGCACATCGACAttggagaagagaagggtgCGAAGTGCACCAGTGACCGAAAAGGCATTGTATACATCGCCTACCTGTAGAGATCGGAGAAACGATTCAGCATCTTCTTTTCGCTTGGTGAGACTGATGGCTGGTGTGCGGAAAGTACACGATACGATCCCTTGCTACGCTCGCATGCAGTCTCAGTACTCATGAAGATTGATGGCAtgtgtatacatatatgtaaacaacggtgctgctgctttctaTCGGCAAGTGTCGCCAGTGCGCAAAgaaaggcagcagcagagcgccTCGCCTTCGTCTGCACGAATCGCTCGGTTAGCACGTTGGCGCCACTTCCTCCTTCTGCATGTTCGACGGTGCCTCACCGTTGCTGTCGTTCTACGTTTATGTACGCGCATACGTGAGCACGAAACGGGCTAAGAGAGTGTTCGGCCGGTGACAGGTGCGGTGgcgaccaccaccgcacaccacacacTGTGTTGCTCGCgggcccccctctctctggtTCATCCCcgctctcctccagcacTGCGACAGGGTCGAACCGGTCGCGCAGATCATCCAGGGtcgagaagcagcagcacaccgtCACGTGCAACACAGAAATACGGAAGAGGCGAATCAGCGCGCGGGGCGTTTGAGGGCAGACTTCACCACTCGTGTTAAAGCAACTGGCAAGCAGGCGAGCCCGCTCGTGCgcgaacacacacagaggcatAATAGCACTCGCTGAGGGCGcaaacacacaagcacacacacacacacacacacatatatatatatacatatatatatatataccacACGCAGACAATCGTGCTCTACGAGTATTCGGAGAAGAGTCCGACGTACAGCACACCTGTCTTCATGGCCAGGCCTTTCCGGATGAGGACAGCCGGCTGCGCCTTGTTCGCCCACTTCATATGAGCCTCCTTCCAGAGGAACCACCCTTCCTTGCACTTTATGGCGCCGTAGCTTTCGTCACACTGAAGAAAGTAGCCGGTGCCGGGAGGGATGTGGACGTggtgctgcgtcggcggtgcggcgtggATGACCTCCGGCACGTAGTCCTCCGgtgcctcctcgtcctcccccGGCTCCTCTGTTTGCACTGCCGTAGCTACACCACCGGCACGCGAGTGGCCATGAcccggctgccgctgccccttCTCAGCCGCAGTTAaagaagctgcgcgaggtgaCGTTGTGGTTGAATGAGGGACGGTGCCTTCGCCAGCTGCCTCGTAGGGTTGCTGCCGCAAGGGCAGGTGTGTGCCATCTGTGCCTGCCGTGCCGCGCTCGTTCACCGCAAGGACAGACCGGTATCTAGCCCGCCGTGTCGTctcctgcgcagcgctgtcgctggtACGGCTGGATAGCAGTGAACGAAAAATagccgccggtgcacggTAAAAGCGGACGCATCGATGAGGTTGCTGTGACTGGTGCTGACGCATGCACGTGGACGCCCCCCTCTGCGGATGTCCGCTTCGCTCCACCTCAGCCAACTcttcgcacacgcacgccggtGCCAGTACCGGGTTCACCACTTGTGTGAAGGTGCAGGGAATGCGTAGTGtgttctccgcctccgtgaGCAGCTGAAGGCCTGCAGGGCTGAAGATGTCCAGGTCAACATGTTTGCCTGCCACGACGCCGACGGGAACGTCGCTGTCCTCGCTAGCCAAGGTCACTGTGGCAGCCGACATCTTTTCGTGCCTTGCTTCCGCGCACTCGCTGTACTGCTGCAAAGTGCCCTGCGACTTGGCACGCTTGAGCAGAATCCGCCGCAACGCGCGGTGCACTAGCTGGTTGCGCACCGGGGTGCTACCCTTGTCGAGCGTGGCATTCACCGAGGGCTGGAAGTAGTCCCCGCCGACGAAGGCGCGCCAGACACCGAACGCTTCGGCTGCGTCCATACTACTGAAGCGAATCACTGCTGCATCCTTCGGCAACAGAGGTGCATGGTAGGGATCCTCGGAGAAGTCGGCGTAGGTGGGATACGCCTGCACCTGCGCAAACTTCCAGCTGTACGTAAAGCTGTCTGGCCAGTCGCAGTACGGGCTCAGCACCGACGCTGGGAAGACCTCCGCGCACTTCATGGTGGTTGTGACGCCcatctccgctgccgcactgAGAGAGACCGTCTTCTTGCTCACTGGCGCGCCTTTGCACtctgccggtgccgcggcacTGCAAGCCGGTAttgccggtgcagcagcagcagcattaGGAGGGCTCCCCACATTCTGGAAGAATAACGAACGAAGCGTTCTGCTGGCGGCGTGCACCGCCTCGGGGGTGATAAGGGTGGGGGCACGGCACAGCGTCATCCAGGGTTGACAGCAGCGGGGGTGGCACACATCTGCACCATTTGTGCTGGGAGATTCTTCAGAGTTACCAAGGCCGTGACGCAGAGTCGTGTCATCTAACGTGTGCACCATTTGGCGAACGCGCACCGCGGAGCAGTTCTCCGACGAGGCTGGCAAGGACGACAAGAACGGCAGCTTGGTGGCGCTGAAGAGCGTATTCGTCAgcatgtgtgtgccgtgcgaCGTAGCCGAgcccggcgccgcgccgcggccgccgggACGGTGCACGAGCGGTGTCAGACTGCGCTGACGCAGCGCAAACCACGACGGTGATGTGGCGCCGTTGGTGGATTTAGCCTTGGTCGAACGACAGTCGACGCCGTCTTGGTGAGTTTGTGATTGACTACGGCTGCAGCCGTGGGACCATGACGCGGACGGCCGCGCTGAGAGCGAGGGGGGCGCAAGCACAGAAACGACGCCGGTCGTCGCTGATGGCCGCCATGCTGGTGGAGCTTCGCCAAATATAAGGTCGCATAGGCCAGCGGCACCGATCTGGGTGACCAGCGGGAAGTACAAGCGAATGTCCATGTCGAGGGGGATGGGCACCTCGCACTGCCAGAGCACGTTCCCCGAGTCCATTGCCGTCTGCTCGGGTTTCATCTGAGTGATGCTCACGCCGCCCAACGTCTCGTTGCGACACAGTGCAGTGAAGATGGGGCTGGCACCACGGTAGCGCGGGAGCAGCGAGGGGTGCATATTGATCACGGGtggcagcacacgcagcaggCGCTTCGGCAGGAAGTAGCGGAAAGAGACAACAACAGTGAGGTCGTAGTCCGCCAGTGAACGCCCCTGTGCGACCCATGTGTGCGGAGTCGCAGAGGACGCAGAAGATGGCGAAGAGCCCTTAGTGTTGGGCTTGCCATTCGCTGGGGGCAAAAGAGCGCCGgctccgcagcgcggcgatgacggcagCGCATGTGAGGCCCGGTGGCTCGGCATAGGGGGGCTCCTGTAAAGGTGATGCGCGTGTGAGCCTGTCGTACTGGTTGTCACGTCTTTCCTGCTGGCCAGCATCTCCTTCAGCAAGGCGCTCAGCGACAGCGACTTCGGGTCATCCACGGGGATGATTGGCAATCCGTGCTCGACGCAGTACCGCACCACTGGGTACTGGCGCGTGAACTTCTTGGCTGCCTCCTCCGGCGTCATGCCGCGCGGAAGCGCCGGACACACCACTGTGATGTGATCACGCACGAATGCGTCCACCTCTGCCATGGCTTCTTCGTCCTTGGCCGCGCGCCGTCCCtgcgatgacgacgctgcagccAAGGATGGCCACTGCACATCACCTGTGtcgccacggctgctgcctgccttcgagcaccgcagcgcatTTGCCACGATGCAGCGCATCCGTGCGTGAATGGCTTCGAGTGAGGTGACTGAGACCACATCGCCGCCGAACACCAGTAGGCGCGGGACTCGCACACAAGCAGGCGGAGCAGCTTCCcggacgcgcagctgctccaccacgGAAGTCATCGTGGAGTCGGACGTAGCCGTGGCGGTGAAGGGCGCGGGGGAAGAAAGGGCGGAGCCGGCGACTCTCACCGTATCGATCGGGCAGGTGTTTACGCCGGCATCAACTGTGCTGTTGTGTGCATTCACTCGCGCCTGCGAACGTGCTCCGGAGTGAGACAGAGAAATTGCGGTGTAGGTGCGGGGCGTTCCGGCACGAACCGCTGCCAGTCCAGTGTGCCGTGTTCGAAAGCATGCTCGCtggccactgctgcaccCGCGACACTTGTGaagagcaacagcagcgagagCAAAGGTCATGGAGCTGCGAGTGAGGGGGGGCATTGCGTGCATACGGTGAAGGAAGACAATACACCGATAATcgtgcaccaccaccatcaccaccacttGACGGAGACGGGTCCGGgtagaagagagaagaagccTTATGTgaagagtgtgtgtgtgtgcaccaaCAGCTCGAAGGTCAGGGAGCACAAAGGAGAGAGGCAAAACACACGCTCACTCACGCAGGCAAAGACGGGCCCGCCCATACTACAGGGCGGTGCGATTCGTTCTCTCCGGTATTTTGTAATCCACAGCGAGAGGGACGTgtgacgcgcacgcacgcaaaaaCACGGCTGACGGTGCGCCCGCGCTGATGGAGCttgcacacacgtgcagggGAAGGAAAATCCGCCGCTGAGACAGGGGTGGCGCCCAAGtctacacacatacatacactTACATAGAGTCACACACAGCGCGTGCTCAATCTCGTGCACCGACTGCGGGACTAGTTTAGTGGAGCGAGCGAAGGGGTCGCGAGAACGGTCACATTAATGTGTGGGCTACCGAAAAGGTTTTGGAATACGGTGGGTG from the Leishmania major strain Friedlin complete genome, chromosome 32 genome contains:
- a CDS encoding putative ATP-dependent RNA helicase — translated: MGIKGRRKKLRQREELARQQQAQGCGSVDDDEAEGVGDGLASRVVAMGDGPFRLPVDAMGQLKMKKSDFFRMQDMEVLEQMQEEHQCRRKQSQFGALVAGGGSASRKRRRGAAEDSVVDVAEEVEKSYLGHQYAHEDLFEDPKGATSGHQSTTLSSATAGAPGDRGSAQTRKGRDASSKAEVLDNQEEEQVDLIQQRRKAAHGAAFCHPLIGLDPVVVDALQKNGFHRMTRIQERSIPYALEGYDLLGQARTGSGKTLAFCVPLLHLAKNTANKYPHATVGLLLAPTKELCVQTHSVLSTLCKHIAAVPVTAGGAQFHVQLITGGTKVSEERRRLMSGMASIVVGTPGRIHDHVLHCKGWDLSRLRLLVLDEADRMLADGFQRDLDAVITRIPKGRQTFLFSATNSKSVHELARLSLSRLPLFVGTAGDAPSVVDMGDAETAEASASMAPYRVYHDPDEDGEEVEDKEHGRKDEGDTDPCSEDAAGEADAIPSTLRQFGYIVPSQDRLRALYTFVKQVARRAKAMVFCSTVASAIFHCQMMGSVGFHDDTVMLHGHMKHRQRVQTFQMFTEWKTGVLFCTDVAARGLDIPHVSWILQYDPPLDPTEYIHRIGRTARAGTVGSSLLFLTPEEAPFVRYLANYGIHMEKYPMPEKLPRIQEKLEHVLQLDEVVAKSAVTAFRAHVGAYQSHILKETFDVHRLDLEALSKAFALTAVPHVTLPRNTEEEKRKEYIKGRLKSLNRRRLDALRHYEANKTRPQWENGTFVGVSRPFMN
- a CDS encoding putative methionyl-tRNA formyltransferase, which codes for MRCIVANALRCSKAGSSRGDTGDVQWPSLAAASSSQGRRAAKDEEAMAEVDAFVRDHITVVCPALPRGMTPEEAAKKFTRQYPVVRYCVEHGLPIIPVDDPKSLSLSALLKEMLASRKDVTTSTTGSHAHHLYRSPPMPSHRASHALPSSPRCGAGALLPPANGKPNTKGSSPSSASSATPHTWVAQGRSLADYDLTVVVSFRYFLPKRLLRVLPPVINMHPSLLPRYRGASPIFTALCRNETLGGVSITQMKPEQTAMDSGNVLWQCEVPIPLDMDIRLYFPLVTQIGAAGLCDLIFGEAPPAWRPSATTGVVSVLAPPSLSARPSASWSHGCSRSQSQTHQDGVDCRSTKAKSTNGATSPSWFALRQRSLTPLVHRPGGRGAAPGSATSHGTHMLTNTLFSATKLPFLSSLPASSENCSAVRVRQMVHTLDDTTLRHGLGNSEESPSTNGADVCHPRCCQPWMTLCRAPTLITPEAVHAASRTLRSLFFQNVGSPPNAAAAAPAIPACSAAAPAECKGAPVSKKTVSLSAAAEMGVTTTMKCAEVFPASVLSPYCDWPDSFTYSWKFAQVQAYPTYADFSEDPYHAPLLPKDAAVIRFSSMDAAEAFGVWRAFVGGDYFQPSVNATLDKGSTPVRNQLVHRALRRILLKRAKSQGTLQQYSECAEARHEKMSAATVTLASEDSDVPVGVVAGKHVDLDIFSPAGLQLLTEAENTLRIPCTFTQVVNPVLAPACVCEELAEVERSGHPQRGASTCMRQHQSQQPHRCVRFYRAPAAIFRSLLSSRTSDSAAQETTRRARYRSVLAVNERGTAGTDGTHLPLRQQPYEAAGEGTVPHSTTTSPRAASLTAAEKGQRQPGHGHSRAGGVATAVQTEEPGEDEEAPEDYVPEVIHAAPPTQHHVHIPPGTGYFLQCDESYGAIKCKEGWFLWKEAHMKWANKAQPAVLIRKGLAMKTGVLYVGLFSEYS